Proteins co-encoded in one Brassica oleracea var. oleracea cultivar TO1000 chromosome C4, BOL, whole genome shotgun sequence genomic window:
- the LOC106341192 gene encoding putative nuclease HARBI1: protein MFRRRFRMRKHVFLRIVEDLSRSDDYFTQRFDAANKEGISPLAKCTTAMRMLAYGMAADAVDEYIKIGGTTALECLRRFCKGIIQLYEQVYLRAPTEDDLQRILHVSEMRGFPGMIGSIDCMHWEWKNCPKAWEGQYTRGDKGTTTVILEAVATHDLWIWHAFFGCPGTLNDINVLDRSPVFDDVEQGNTPRVNFFVNQRPYNMAYYLADGIYPSYPTFVKSIRLPQSEQDELFAQVQEGCRKDIERAFGVLQARFKIIREPARLWEISDLAIIMRSCIILHNMIVEDERDTYAQLWTDYDQSEASGSNAPQPFSTEVLPSFANHVRARSELRDSNVHHELQADLVKHIWQKFSMFRG from the coding sequence ATGTTTCGTCGACGATTTCGGATGCGGAAACATGTCTTTCTCCGAATTGTAGAGGACCTATCAAGAAGTGACGATTACTTCACTCAACGATTTGATGCAGCTAATAAAGAAGGTATATCTCCACTAGCGAAATGTACCACAGCCATGCGGATGTTAGCATATGGTATGGCAGCCGACGCAGTTGATGAATACATCAAAATTGGAGGTACAACAGCTTTGGAGTGCTTGCGTAGGTTTTGTAAGGGAATCATACAATTGTACGAGCAAGTGTATCTGAGAGCCCCAACTGAAGATGACCTACAAAGAATTTTGCATGTTAGTGAAATGCGAGGGTTCCCGGGAATGATTGGGAGTATTGATTGCATGCACTGGGAATGGAAAAATTGTCCTAAAGCGTGGGAAGGACAATATACTCGGGGAGACAAGGGAACTACCACAGTTATTCTTGAAGCGGTCGCAACCCATGATCTATGGATCTGGCATGCTTTTTTTGGATGTCCAGGCACATTGAACGATATAAACGTTCTAGATCGTTCACCAGTGTTCGATGATGTTGAACAAGGAAATACTCCAAGAGTGAACTTCTTCGTGAACCAACGACCTTACAATATGGCGTACTATCTAGCTGACGGTATATATCCTTCTTATCCTACTTTCGTCAAATCGATTAGGCTTCCACAGAGTGAACAAGACGAGTTATTTGCACAAGTTCAGGAGGGATGTCGGAAGGACATTGAACGTGCATTCGGAGTGCTGCAGGCTCGATTTAAAATCATTCGGGAACCAGCTCGCTTGTGGGAAATTTCTGATTTGGCTATCATAATGAGGTCATGTATCATATTGCATAATATGATTGTTGAGGATGAACGAGATACATATGCTCAACTCTGGACCGATTATGATCAATCTGAGGCAAGTGGATCTAATGCCCCACAACCATTCTCGACCGAAGTGTTACCTTCATTTGCAAATCACGTGCGTGCTAGATCTGAGTTGCGGGATTCAAATGTGCATCACGAACTGCAAGCAGATCTAGTCAAACACATATGGCAAAAATTCAGCATGTTCCGTGGTTAG
- the LOC106342120 gene encoding G-type lectin S-receptor-like serine/threonine-protein kinase SD3-1 isoform X2, which produces MKTEMKLLLRALFLSLSLCLLPFAASEIQLGSKLVVGEENASWVSKNGDFALGFFNVPDLPNRFSVGIRFNSQSIPSDQRRVVWVAGAGVSVSDNASYFELSPDGDLVLFDYSLGVPVWTSKTNRFSVQSVSSALLGDDGNLVLLNGKEEIVWESFDTPADTLLPNQKLKAFEMLRAASESSRSSYYSLHMVGSGRLELRWESNITFWSSSNQEAVKYKNISAVLTPEGALLVSHQDITKPVWSVFGEDHNDKVKFRFLRLDRDGNLRMYSFHESSRSWRTVWQAVENQCRVFATCGSQVCSFNGSGDSQCTCPYNTFASKCVTPYQKLSCKSSFRMVTFENMELYGIYPANDSVVSPISSLRCKKMCLEDDSCTAVTYKNDVEKPQCLIKLTRYVSGYSDPSLSSVSYVKTCLNPVAVDPSKREVVGTVTKKSHSVCLSCLLGVTSTTFVLFLAFQVGVIVYVYKRKKKEAVKRAERVRNPKGVVVFSVDEIKEMTNDFEDNIGPKMFKGVMSENELVLVKEIEGALTEERKFRSSAAKIGTMHHKNLAKLEGYCCERGKRFLVYEYAKNGSLLDHHAKNLTWRRRNDVCLSVAKALFYLHSECREFVSHGSLSLGNILIGEEFEAKLTEYGFGSCAADKDVEDFGKMVLALVTGGYEEEWVYREWIEGRGETVVDRSLESGFDVEELERVLRISFWCVQVDERLRPSMGEVVKVLEGTLCVDPPPPPFGCVKSSPSNSSGSGQSLYESVRE; this is translated from the coding sequence ATGAAAACAGAGATGAAGCTTCTTCTTCGAGCTCTGTTCCTCTCTCTCTCTCTCTGCCTCCTCCCCTTCGCGGCTTCAGAGATTCAGCTCGGTTCCAAGCTCGTGGTTGGTGAAGAAAACGCCTCGTGGGTATCTAAAAACGGAGACTTTGCGTTAGGGTTCTTCAACGTTCCTGATTTGCCTAACCGGTTTAGCGTCGGTATCCGGTTTAACTCCCAATCCATCCCCTCTGATCAAAGGAGAGTCGTCTGGGTTGCTGGAGCTGGTGTCTCCGTTTCAGACAACGCCTCTTACTTCGAGCTTAGCCCTGATGGAGATTTGGTTTTGTTTGATTACTCTTTGGGTGTACCGGTTTGGACCAGCAAAACGAACCGGTTCTCTGTTCAATCTGTTTCCTCTGCTTTGCTAGGTGACGATGGTAACCTTGTGTTGTTGAATGGTAAGGAGGAGATTGTTTGGGAGAGCTTTGACACTCCTGCTGACACTCTACTTCCGAACCAAAAGCTGAAGGCTTTTGAGATGCTTAGAGCCGCTAGCGAGAGTTCTAGGTCTAGCTATTACAGCCTTCACATGGTGGGTTCAGGGAGGTTGGAGCTGAGGTGGGAGAGTAACATCACTTTCTGGTCAAGCAGCAACCAAGAAGCAGTCAAGTACAAGAACATTAGTGCTGTTCTTACACCAGAGGGAGCTCTTCTTGTCTCTCATCAAGACATTACTAAACCTGTTTGGTCTGTTTTTGGAGAAGACCACAACGACAAAGTGAAGTTCCGGTTCCTTAGACTAGACCGGGACGGTAACCTCAGAATGTACTCGTTCCATGAGTCTTCAAGGTCCTGGAGAACTGTCTGGCAAGCTGTTGAGAATCAGTGCCGTGTCTTCGCCACCTGCGGATCGCAAGTTTGCTCCTTTAACGGCTCAGGAGACTCTCAGTGCACTTGTCCTTACAACACCTTTGCATCCAAGTGCGTGACGCCTTACCAGAAGCTAAGCTGCAAGTCTAGTTTCAGAATGGTGACGTTCGAGAACATGGAGTTGTATGGGATCTATCCGGCTAATGATTCTGTTGTATCTCCTATTAGCTCACTGAGATGCAAGAAGATGTGTTTGGAGGATGATTCTTGCACTGCGGTTACTTACAAGAACGATGTGGAGAAGCCTCAGTGTCTGATAAAGCTGACTAGATACGTTAGTGGATACTCTGATCCGTCTCTTAGCTCGGTGTCTTATGTTAAAACGTGTTTAAACCCAGTGGCTGTTGATCCTTCGAAGAGGGAAGTAGTGGGGACTGTGACGAAGAAGAGTCATAGTGTCTGTCTCTCTTGTCTTCTCGGGGTAACTTCCACTACGTTTGTGTTGTTTCTTGCCTTCCAGGTTGGTGTCATTGTGTATGTTTATAAGAGGAAGAAGAAGGAAGCTGTGAAGAGAGCTGAACGGGTGAGAAACCCCAAAGGAGTGGTTGTGTTCTCTGTTGATGAGATCAAGGAGATGACTAATGACTTTGAGGATAACATAGGACCAAAGATGTTCAAGGGAGTTATGTCCGAGAACGAACTTGTTTTGGTTAAAGAGATTGAAGGGGCGTTGACAGAGGAGAGGAAGTTTAGAAGCTCTGCGGCGAAGATTGGGACAATGCATCACAAGAACTTAGCTAAGCTTGAAGGCTACTGCTGCGAACGTGGCAAGAGGTTTCTTGTTTATGAATACGCGAAGAACGGGTCTTTACTTGACCATCACGCTAAGAACCTAACGTGGAGGAGAAGAAACGATGTTTGCTTAAGCGTGGCGAAAGCTCTCTTCTATCTCCACTCGGAGTGCAGAGAGTTCGTCAGTCATGGGAGCTTGAGCCTTGGGAACATTCTGATAGGTGAGGAGTTTGAAGCTAAGTTGACAGAATATGGATTTGGCTCGTGTGCTGCTGATAAAGACGTTGAGGATTTTGGGAAAATGGTGTTAGCTTTGGTGACTGGTGGGTATGAGGAGGAGTGGGTGTACAGAGAATGGATTGAAGGGAGGGGAGAAACCGTTGTGGACAGAAGTTTAGAAAGTGGTTTTGATGTAGAGGAGCTTGAGAGGGTTTTGAGAATCTCTTTCTGGTGTGTTCAGGTGGATGAGCGGTTGAGACCGTCTATGGGGGAAGTGGTTAAGGTTTTGGAAGGTACATTGTGTGTTGATCCACCGCCGCCGCCTTTTGGTTGTGTAAAATCATCGCCGAGTAACTCATCAGGGTCTGGTCAGTCTTTGTATGAATCTGTAAGA
- the LOC106342120 gene encoding G-type lectin S-receptor-like serine/threonine-protein kinase SD3-1 isoform X1: protein MFSLKNHFLFHTSQNRFRYSLKSIHTTTCYLLLPISVYFFIYLLLEMKLLLRALFLSLSLCLLPFAASEIQLGSKLVVGEENASWVSKNGDFALGFFNVPDLPNRFSVGIRFNSQSIPSDQRRVVWVAGAGVSVSDNASYFELSPDGDLVLFDYSLGVPVWTSKTNRFSVQSVSSALLGDDGNLVLLNGKEEIVWESFDTPADTLLPNQKLKAFEMLRAASESSRSSYYSLHMVGSGRLELRWESNITFWSSSNQEAVKYKNISAVLTPEGALLVSHQDITKPVWSVFGEDHNDKVKFRFLRLDRDGNLRMYSFHESSRSWRTVWQAVENQCRVFATCGSQVCSFNGSGDSQCTCPYNTFASKCVTPYQKLSCKSSFRMVTFENMELYGIYPANDSVVSPISSLRCKKMCLEDDSCTAVTYKNDVEKPQCLIKLTRYVSGYSDPSLSSVSYVKTCLNPVAVDPSKREVVGTVTKKSHSVCLSCLLGVTSTTFVLFLAFQVGVIVYVYKRKKKEAVKRAERVRNPKGVVVFSVDEIKEMTNDFEDNIGPKMFKGVMSENELVLVKEIEGALTEERKFRSSAAKIGTMHHKNLAKLEGYCCERGKRFLVYEYAKNGSLLDHHAKNLTWRRRNDVCLSVAKALFYLHSECREFVSHGSLSLGNILIGEEFEAKLTEYGFGSCAADKDVEDFGKMVLALVTGGYEEEWVYREWIEGRGETVVDRSLESGFDVEELERVLRISFWCVQVDERLRPSMGEVVKVLEGTLCVDPPPPPFGCVKSSPSNSSGSGQSLYESVRE from the exons ATGTTTTCCCTTAAAAACCACTTCCTCTTTCACACTAGCCAAAACCGCTTTAGATATTCTCTCAAAAGTATCCACACAACCACTTGCTATCTCCTTCTTCCAATCTCTGTCTACTTCTTCATCTACCTGCTACTGG AGATGAAGCTTCTTCTTCGAGCTCTGTTCCTCTCTCTCTCTCTCTGCCTCCTCCCCTTCGCGGCTTCAGAGATTCAGCTCGGTTCCAAGCTCGTGGTTGGTGAAGAAAACGCCTCGTGGGTATCTAAAAACGGAGACTTTGCGTTAGGGTTCTTCAACGTTCCTGATTTGCCTAACCGGTTTAGCGTCGGTATCCGGTTTAACTCCCAATCCATCCCCTCTGATCAAAGGAGAGTCGTCTGGGTTGCTGGAGCTGGTGTCTCCGTTTCAGACAACGCCTCTTACTTCGAGCTTAGCCCTGATGGAGATTTGGTTTTGTTTGATTACTCTTTGGGTGTACCGGTTTGGACCAGCAAAACGAACCGGTTCTCTGTTCAATCTGTTTCCTCTGCTTTGCTAGGTGACGATGGTAACCTTGTGTTGTTGAATGGTAAGGAGGAGATTGTTTGGGAGAGCTTTGACACTCCTGCTGACACTCTACTTCCGAACCAAAAGCTGAAGGCTTTTGAGATGCTTAGAGCCGCTAGCGAGAGTTCTAGGTCTAGCTATTACAGCCTTCACATGGTGGGTTCAGGGAGGTTGGAGCTGAGGTGGGAGAGTAACATCACTTTCTGGTCAAGCAGCAACCAAGAAGCAGTCAAGTACAAGAACATTAGTGCTGTTCTTACACCAGAGGGAGCTCTTCTTGTCTCTCATCAAGACATTACTAAACCTGTTTGGTCTGTTTTTGGAGAAGACCACAACGACAAAGTGAAGTTCCGGTTCCTTAGACTAGACCGGGACGGTAACCTCAGAATGTACTCGTTCCATGAGTCTTCAAGGTCCTGGAGAACTGTCTGGCAAGCTGTTGAGAATCAGTGCCGTGTCTTCGCCACCTGCGGATCGCAAGTTTGCTCCTTTAACGGCTCAGGAGACTCTCAGTGCACTTGTCCTTACAACACCTTTGCATCCAAGTGCGTGACGCCTTACCAGAAGCTAAGCTGCAAGTCTAGTTTCAGAATGGTGACGTTCGAGAACATGGAGTTGTATGGGATCTATCCGGCTAATGATTCTGTTGTATCTCCTATTAGCTCACTGAGATGCAAGAAGATGTGTTTGGAGGATGATTCTTGCACTGCGGTTACTTACAAGAACGATGTGGAGAAGCCTCAGTGTCTGATAAAGCTGACTAGATACGTTAGTGGATACTCTGATCCGTCTCTTAGCTCGGTGTCTTATGTTAAAACGTGTTTAAACCCAGTGGCTGTTGATCCTTCGAAGAGGGAAGTAGTGGGGACTGTGACGAAGAAGAGTCATAGTGTCTGTCTCTCTTGTCTTCTCGGGGTAACTTCCACTACGTTTGTGTTGTTTCTTGCCTTCCAGGTTGGTGTCATTGTGTATGTTTATAAGAGGAAGAAGAAGGAAGCTGTGAAGAGAGCTGAACGGGTGAGAAACCCCAAAGGAGTGGTTGTGTTCTCTGTTGATGAGATCAAGGAGATGACTAATGACTTTGAGGATAACATAGGACCAAAGATGTTCAAGGGAGTTATGTCCGAGAACGAACTTGTTTTGGTTAAAGAGATTGAAGGGGCGTTGACAGAGGAGAGGAAGTTTAGAAGCTCTGCGGCGAAGATTGGGACAATGCATCACAAGAACTTAGCTAAGCTTGAAGGCTACTGCTGCGAACGTGGCAAGAGGTTTCTTGTTTATGAATACGCGAAGAACGGGTCTTTACTTGACCATCACGCTAAGAACCTAACGTGGAGGAGAAGAAACGATGTTTGCTTAAGCGTGGCGAAAGCTCTCTTCTATCTCCACTCGGAGTGCAGAGAGTTCGTCAGTCATGGGAGCTTGAGCCTTGGGAACATTCTGATAGGTGAGGAGTTTGAAGCTAAGTTGACAGAATATGGATTTGGCTCGTGTGCTGCTGATAAAGACGTTGAGGATTTTGGGAAAATGGTGTTAGCTTTGGTGACTGGTGGGTATGAGGAGGAGTGGGTGTACAGAGAATGGATTGAAGGGAGGGGAGAAACCGTTGTGGACAGAAGTTTAGAAAGTGGTTTTGATGTAGAGGAGCTTGAGAGGGTTTTGAGAATCTCTTTCTGGTGTGTTCAGGTGGATGAGCGGTTGAGACCGTCTATGGGGGAAGTGGTTAAGGTTTTGGAAGGTACATTGTGTGTTGATCCACCGCCGCCGCCTTTTGGTTGTGTAAAATCATCGCCGAGTAACTCATCAGGGTCTGGTCAGTCTTTGTATGAATCTGTAAGA